The Streptomyces sp. V4I8 genome includes the window CGGCGACGGGATGCTGCGCTCCGGCGATGTCGCCGCGGGCATCCTCGGCGCCGTCGTCCGCGATCCGGCGGCCGACCGGGTCATCTGGCAGGAGTACCTGGAGGCGGTCGTGCGCGAGCGGGACGGCTGGACGGACTTCTACCGCGCGTGCCGGGAGGTGAGCGCGTGAACGACCTTGGGTGGGGCCGCCCGAGCGGCGGGTCGACGAAGGGGGGATCCGTGGCGGGGAGGGCGCGTGCGGAGATGTCGGCCGGTGGCTGGTGGCTGGTGGCTGCGGAGGAGGGTGTCGTGAGGGGTGACGGGGAGCGCCGTCGGCCGGGGTCGGGAGCGCGACGGTGGGAGGGGCGGGGACGGCGCCGAGGGGCCGTCGGGGAGCGAGGCCGGGCAGTCGGGGACCGAGGTCGGGCCATCGGGGATCGAGGGGGGACGGAGTGACAGGGGTGGACAGGTTCGGGAGCGGGGGCCAGGGTGGTGGGCCGCTGCTGCTCGGCGTACGGCACCACGGGCCCGGGTCGGCACGGGCCGTTCGGGCGGCGTTGGATGCGGCCCGGCCGCGCACCGTGCTGATCGAAGGGCCGCCGGAGGCGGATGCCCTGGTCACGCTGGCCGCCGACGAGGCCATGCGGCCGCCGGTCGCCCTTCTCGCGCACGCCGTGGACGAGCCCGGCCGCTCGGCCTTCTGGCCGCTGGCCGAGTTCTCCCCGGAGTGGGTCGCGATCCGCTGGGCCCTGGAGCACCGGGTCCCGGCCCGCTTCATCGACCTGCCGGCCACGCACACGCTGGCGTGGGGCGGGGACGCGGAGACGGTGCCCGCCGACACGGAAACGGGCGAGCCCGAGGGCGAGCGGACCGACGGGAACAGCTTTGGCCCCGCCGGCAACCCCGCCCCCGGCTCGGGCGCCGACGACCCGGACGTCACCGCAGCCGCCGATGTCCGGGTCGACCCCCTCGCCGTTCTCGCCGAGGCCGCTGGTTACGACGATCCCGAGCGGTGGTGGGAGGACGTCGTCGAGCACCGGGGAGCGGGGGACGGGGACGCGTTCGCGCCGTTTCTCGGGCTTGAGGAGGCCATGGGGGCGTTGCGGGAGGCGTACGGGTGCGGAGGGCATGAGCGGGATCTCATGCGGGAGGCGTATATGCGACTCCAAGTGCGCACGGCGCAACGGGAGTTCGGGGACGACGTGGCTGTCGTGTGCGGGGCGTGGCATGTGCCCGCGCTGCGGCAGAAGACCACCGTCGCCGCCGACAAGGCACTGCTGAAGGGGCTGCCCAAGGTCAAGGCCGACATGACCTGGGTGCCGTGGACCTACCGTCGGCTGGCCCGGGCCAGCGGGTATGGGGCGGGGATCGACTCGCCGGGCTGGTACGGGCACCTCTTCGGCGCGCCGGACCGGCCGGTCGAGCGGTGGATGACCAAGGTGGCCGGGTTGCTGCGGGACGAGGACCGGATCGTGTCCTCGGCGCATGTCATCGAGGCGGTGCGGCTGGCGGAGACACTCGCGGCGATGCGCGGGCGCCCGTTGCCGGGGCTGAGTGAGACGACCGACGCCGTGCGGGCCGTGATGTGCGAGGGCTCGGACGTGCCGTTGGCGCTGGTGCGGGACCGGCTGGTCGTGGGGGACGTGCTGGGGGAGGTGCCTCGCTCGGCGCCGGCGGTGCCGTTGCAGCGTGACCTCGACCGGATCCAGCGTCGCCTGCGGCTCAAACCGGAGGCGCTGGAGCGGGAGTTGGAGCTCGACCTGCGCAAGGAGAACGACGCCGAGCGCAGCAGACTGCTGCACCGGCTGCGGCTGCTCGGCGTCGAGTGGGGTGAGCCGGTCGCGTCGCGGGGCAGTACGGGGACGTTCCGGGAGACATGGCGGCTGCGGTGGGAGCCGGAGCTGTCCGTGCGGGTCGCGGAAGCCGGGGTGTGGGGGACCACCGTGTTCGGCGCGGCGACCGCAAAGGCGGAGGCGGACGCCCTCGCCGCGCAGAACCTCGCCGACGTCACCGCGCTCGCCGAGCGCTGCCTGCTGGCCGAACTGCCGGACGCGCTGCCCACGGTGATGCGCATCCTCGCCGACCGGGCCGCCCTCGACGCCGACGTCGGTCATCTGGCCCAGGCCCTGCCCGCGTTGGTCCGCTCGCTGCGGTACGGCGATGTGCGGGGCACGGACACCGGAGCGCTCACGGAGGTCGCCGCGGGGCTCGCCGAGCGCGTCTTCGTCGGCCTGCCCCCGGCCTGCGCCGCGCTGGACGCCGACGCGGCCGAGGAGATGCGGCGCCATGTGGACGCGGTGCATGGAGCGGTGGGGCTGCTGGGCGATGCGGTGGCCTCGGTGCAGGGCGCGCGGGGCGAGGTGCCCTCGGCGGCGCAGGGCACGCCGGGCCAGGTATCCGCATCAGTGCAGGGCACGCCGGGCCAGGTGCCCGCTTCGGGGCAGGGCGCCGAGGACTCCGGTTCGGTGCAGGGGCAGGGCGTCGAGGGTTCCGCTCCGGGCCAGGGCACCAAGGGTTCCGCCCCGGGGCAGGGTGCTCACGGCCAGGCCACCGCCGCGGGACACGGCACCCAGGGCGAGGGCACCCAGCACGCCAGCACTCAGGGCACTCAGGGCGAGAGCACCCCGGACGGGCGAGGTGCCCCGGGCGAGCCGCCCGCCCTCGGGCACGGTGGCCTCCGCGCGCGCTGGCACGCGGTGCTTCGGGTGTTGTCCGTGCGGGACAGCGTGCCCGGCGTCATCAGAGGGCGGGCTGTGCGTCTGCTGCTGGACGACGGGGAGTTGGCGCAGGACGGGGCGGCCCGGCTGATGGGCCTCGCTCTGTCTCCGGGGACGCCGCCGGCGGACGCGGCCGCGTGGATCGAGGGGTTCGTCGGCGGGGGGTCGGGCGGCGGGATGCTGCTCGTGCACGACGAGCGGCTGCTCGGGTTGGTCGACGCGTGGCTGACGGGGGTGTCGGCGGAGGCGTTCACCGATGTGTTGCCGCTGCTGCGGCGGACCTTCTCGGCGTATGAAGCCGGGGTGCGGCGGACCCTGGGCGAGTTGGTCCGGCGCGGGCCGGGGGAGCGGGGGAGCAGGGAGGCCGCAGGATCCGGCATACCCGGATTCGCCGCAGAATTCGACGTCGAGCGGGCGGATGCGGTGCTGCCGGTGGTGCGGTTGCTACTGGGGCTGGACCAGGTGGACGAGGACGCAGAGAGCGGCCGGAGAGGCATCGGTGAGAACGACCTTGTGGGGGCTACGGGATGACGACTGACCGAGTGATGGAGCCGGGGGAGCGGGCCGGAGTGGTGGGCGCGGGCGGGCAGCCGCACGGGTTCACGGCGCAGGGCCGGCCCACGACGACGACCGTGCTGGTGATTCCGCTGTGGGAGCGGCCTCGCGAGGGAGTGTGCCGATGACGACCGTCGACCAGCGCGCGGGGGCGGCCGTCGACCGCCGCGCGCAGACGCTGGATCCGGCCCAGGAGCGGCTGCGGCGGTGGCGGATGGTGCTGGGCGGGGACAGCGCGGACGGCACCGGGTGCGCGCTCTCCGGGCGGGACGCCGCGATGGACGGGGCGCTGTCCGCTCTCTACGGCAAGGGGGACAAGGGGCAGTCGGGGAAGGACCGTTCGGCGGGGCTCGGGGCGTCGGCGCCGTCCGTGGCGCGGTGGCTCGGGGACATCCGGACGTACTTCCCGTCCTCCGTCGTGCAGGTGATGCAGCGGGACGCCATCGACCGGCTCGGGCTGTCCACGCTGCTGCTGGAGCCGGAGATGCTGGAGGCGGTGGAGGCGGACGTGCACCTCGTCGGCACGCTGCTCTCGCTCAACAGGGCGATGCCGGAGACCACGAAGGAGACGGCACGGGCCGTGGTGCGCAAGGTCGTCGAGGACCTGGAGAAGCGGCTCGCCACCCGCACCCGCGCCACCCTCACCGGCGCCCTCGACCGCAGTGCCCGTATCAACCGGCCACGCCACCACGACATCGACTGGAACCGCACGATCGCGGCCAACCTCAAGCACTACCTCCCGGAGTACCGGACGATCGTGCCGGAGCGGCTCGTCGGGTACGGGCGGGCGTCGCAGTCCGTGAAGAAGGAGGTCGTCCTCTGCATCGACCAGTCGGGGTCGATGGCGGCGTCCGTGGTGTACGCGTCGGTGTTCGGGGCGGTGCTCGCGTCCATGCGGTCCATCAGTACGCGGCTCGTCGTCTTCGACACCTCCGTCGTCGACCTCACCGACCAGCTCGACGATCCGGTCGACGTCCTGTTCGGCACTCAGCTGGGCGGCGGCACGGACATCAACCGGGCGCTCGCGTACTGCCAGTCGCAGATCAGCCGCCCCGCGGAGACGGTGGTCGTGCTGATCAGCGACCTGTACGAGGGAGGCATACGGGACGAGATGCTCAAGCGGGTCGCCGCGATGAAGGCGTCGGGGGTGCAGTTCGTGGCGTTGCTGGCGCTGTCGGACGAGGGGGCGCCCGCATACGACCGGGACCATGCGGCCGCGCTCGCCGCGCTGGGGGCACCGGCCTTCGCCTGCACGCCCGACCTGTTCCCGGAGGTGATGGCGGCGGCCATCGAGAAGCGGCCCATTCCGGTTCCGGACGCGGGATGAGGAGGGAAATGGCGAGGAATACCGGTGATTTGTCGACCTGGTGACCGCTCACTTCGGCCAGCAAAACGGACATGAGTGCCCATCGGTAGTGGGGGGGCTTGCGCGACCTCGGGAGGGGCGTGCGAGGATCGACGCCGCGTCAGCGGCCCGCCGCGCGCCGCTCGT containing:
- a CDS encoding DUF5682 family protein, with amino-acid sequence MTGVDRFGSGGQGGGPLLLGVRHHGPGSARAVRAALDAARPRTVLIEGPPEADALVTLAADEAMRPPVALLAHAVDEPGRSAFWPLAEFSPEWVAIRWALEHRVPARFIDLPATHTLAWGGDAETVPADTETGEPEGERTDGNSFGPAGNPAPGSGADDPDVTAAADVRVDPLAVLAEAAGYDDPERWWEDVVEHRGAGDGDAFAPFLGLEEAMGALREAYGCGGHERDLMREAYMRLQVRTAQREFGDDVAVVCGAWHVPALRQKTTVAADKALLKGLPKVKADMTWVPWTYRRLARASGYGAGIDSPGWYGHLFGAPDRPVERWMTKVAGLLRDEDRIVSSAHVIEAVRLAETLAAMRGRPLPGLSETTDAVRAVMCEGSDVPLALVRDRLVVGDVLGEVPRSAPAVPLQRDLDRIQRRLRLKPEALERELELDLRKENDAERSRLLHRLRLLGVEWGEPVASRGSTGTFRETWRLRWEPELSVRVAEAGVWGTTVFGAATAKAEADALAAQNLADVTALAERCLLAELPDALPTVMRILADRAALDADVGHLAQALPALVRSLRYGDVRGTDTGALTEVAAGLAERVFVGLPPACAALDADAAEEMRRHVDAVHGAVGLLGDAVASVQGARGEVPSAAQGTPGQVSASVQGTPGQVPASGQGAEDSGSVQGQGVEGSAPGQGTKGSAPGQGAHGQATAAGHGTQGEGTQHASTQGTQGESTPDGRGAPGEPPALGHGGLRARWHAVLRVLSVRDSVPGVIRGRAVRLLLDDGELAQDGAARLMGLALSPGTPPADAAAWIEGFVGGGSGGGMLLVHDERLLGLVDAWLTGVSAEAFTDVLPLLRRTFSAYEAGVRRTLGELVRRGPGERGSREAAGSGIPGFAAEFDVERADAVLPVVRLLLGLDQVDEDAESGRRGIGENDLVGATG
- a CDS encoding VWA domain-containing protein; this encodes MTTVDQRAGAAVDRRAQTLDPAQERLRRWRMVLGGDSADGTGCALSGRDAAMDGALSALYGKGDKGQSGKDRSAGLGASAPSVARWLGDIRTYFPSSVVQVMQRDAIDRLGLSTLLLEPEMLEAVEADVHLVGTLLSLNRAMPETTKETARAVVRKVVEDLEKRLATRTRATLTGALDRSARINRPRHHDIDWNRTIAANLKHYLPEYRTIVPERLVGYGRASQSVKKEVVLCIDQSGSMAASVVYASVFGAVLASMRSISTRLVVFDTSVVDLTDQLDDPVDVLFGTQLGGGTDINRALAYCQSQISRPAETVVVLISDLYEGGIRDEMLKRVAAMKASGVQFVALLALSDEGAPAYDRDHAAALAALGAPAFACTPDLFPEVMAAAIEKRPIPVPDAG